Proteins encoded together in one Gemmatimonadota bacterium DH-78 window:
- the moeB gene encoding molybdopterin-synthase adenylyltransferase MoeB, with protein sequence MALSRDELVRYARHLALRDVGIEGQERLRDSRILLVGAGGLGSPAALYLAAAGVGTLGVVDADRVDATNLQRQIAHGTADLGRLKVESAAERIGDLNPHVQVVEHPVRIDRTNALDLVKGYDLVIDGSDNFPTRYLVNDACVFTGVPFVYGAILRWDGQVSLFATPDGPCYRCLFREPPPPGLVPSCSDAGVFGVLPGVIGSMQALEALKWVLRTGDSLAGRLLLFDALESRWREIEVPRAPDCPVCGEHPTITELVDYDFFCGVSADGRPLTREGELPHEIEAEELHRRLRSEAPPLIVDVRERWEWDAGNLADEGALHLPLATIGDAPEALPRDRPLVLVCSVGARSAGAAGHLRSAGFSEVAHLRGGLAEWTREIDPQLTVL encoded by the coding sequence ATGGCCCTCTCCCGGGACGAACTCGTCCGCTACGCCCGTCATCTGGCTCTCCGCGACGTCGGCATCGAAGGGCAGGAGCGTCTGCGCGACAGCCGCATCCTTCTCGTCGGCGCGGGGGGGCTCGGATCCCCGGCCGCCCTCTACCTCGCGGCCGCCGGTGTCGGCACCCTCGGCGTGGTCGACGCCGACCGGGTCGACGCCACCAATCTCCAGCGGCAGATCGCCCACGGCACCGCCGATCTCGGGCGCCTCAAGGTGGAGTCGGCGGCCGAGCGGATCGGCGATCTCAACCCGCACGTGCAGGTGGTGGAGCATCCCGTCCGGATCGACCGCACCAACGCCCTCGATCTGGTGAAGGGCTACGACCTCGTGATCGACGGTTCCGACAACTTCCCCACCCGCTACCTCGTGAACGACGCCTGCGTCTTCACGGGGGTGCCCTTCGTGTACGGCGCGATCCTGCGCTGGGACGGCCAGGTGTCGCTCTTCGCCACCCCCGACGGGCCCTGCTACCGCTGCCTCTTCCGCGAGCCGCCGCCGCCCGGACTCGTGCCGTCGTGTTCGGACGCCGGCGTGTTCGGCGTGCTTCCCGGGGTGATCGGGTCGATGCAGGCGCTGGAGGCGCTGAAGTGGGTGCTGCGCACGGGGGACTCCCTCGCCGGCCGCCTGCTGCTCTTCGACGCGCTCGAGTCGCGGTGGCGCGAGATCGAGGTGCCCCGGGCCCCCGACTGCCCCGTCTGCGGGGAGCATCCGACGATCACGGAGCTCGTCGACTACGACTTCTTCTGCGGGGTGTCGGCCGACGGTCGGCCGCTGACGCGGGAGGGCGAGCTGCCGCACGAGATCGAGGCCGAGGAGCTGCATCGGCGACTCCGTTCCGAAGCACCTCCGCTGATCGTGGATGTGCGCGAGCGGTGGGAGTGGGACGCCGGCAACCTCGCGGACGAGGGCGCGCTGCATCTGCCGCTGGCCACCATCGGCGATGCGCCGGAGGCGCTGCCGCGCGACCGACCCCTGGTGCTCGTGTGCTCGGTGGGCGCCCGGAGTGCGGGTGCGGCCGGCCATCTGAGGAGCGCCGGGTTCAGCGAGGTGGCGCACCTCCGCGGAGGTCTGGCCGAGTGGACGCGCGAGATCGACCCTCAACTCACGGTGCTGTGA
- a CDS encoding class I SAM-dependent methyltransferase, with the protein MLPAGYPAARDDIVRVAAGVRGYLTRREMECLCLLAAVPTAPGAILEIGSFMGRSTVLLAKAAALAGGSEVHAVDPLDAPSSTDPDLRGADSSAEAFHANLARTGVADAVCHHRMRSEALAEHWQGDLRLLWIDGDHTLHGARTDWVSFRPHLSDGAIVAMHDVLHTFEGGVRVFAEDLLLSEHIGAAGLCGSIAWAQFHHDPADAASHREANLRLYRKMARLIPFVAFGRKPRGLARLRWKIARWRVPHGPLDPASFLAAVDRKGLPSR; encoded by the coding sequence ATGCTCCCCGCCGGATACCCCGCCGCCCGCGACGACATCGTTCGCGTGGCGGCGGGGGTTCGCGGGTACCTCACCCGGCGTGAGATGGAGTGCCTCTGTCTCCTCGCCGCGGTCCCCACCGCCCCGGGCGCGATCCTCGAGATCGGCAGCTTCATGGGGCGCTCCACCGTACTGTTGGCGAAAGCGGCCGCGCTCGCGGGCGGATCCGAAGTGCACGCGGTGGATCCACTCGACGCTCCCTCCTCCACCGACCCCGACCTGCGCGGCGCCGACTCGTCGGCCGAGGCCTTTCACGCCAACCTCGCCCGGACGGGCGTGGCCGACGCGGTGTGTCATCACCGCATGCGCTCCGAGGCGCTCGCCGAGCACTGGCAGGGTGATCTCCGCCTGCTCTGGATCGACGGCGATCACACGCTGCACGGTGCGCGCACCGACTGGGTGAGCTTCCGCCCCCACCTCTCCGACGGGGCGATCGTCGCCATGCACGACGTGCTCCACACCTTCGAGGGCGGGGTGCGGGTGTTCGCCGAGGATCTCCTGCTCTCGGAGCACATCGGCGCGGCGGGGCTGTGCGGGTCGATCGCCTGGGCGCAGTTCCACCACGACCCCGCCGACGCGGCCTCCCACCGGGAGGCGAACCTGCGCCTCTATCGGAAGATGGCGCGGCTGATCCCCTTCGTGGCCTTCGGTCGCAAGCCACGGGGCCTGGCGCGCCTGCGCTGGAAGATCGCCCGGTGGCGGGTCCCGCATGGCCCGCTCGACCCCGCCTCATTCCTCGCGGCGGTCGATCGCAAGGGACTCCCCTCCCGCTGA
- a CDS encoding class I SAM-dependent methyltransferase → MSSAPAGARETVAACPACLSVDARPFTTTAAMMHASDERFSFVRCGGCGVVYLSPRVPAADLGDWYPPSYLPWRGPAAWGRWAPLVASGLRATDRRRVRRVQRYGSLGPASRVLDVGCGRPTFLRALVDETGCRAVGTDVSDEGWKGEHALARDLDLRTGELEEFAFDESFDLVTMWHYLEHDYAPHRTLRTVRALAAPGARLVIEVPDHDSWSRRRYGAEWAGYHTPRHTVLWDSASLGSALESAGWQVEAIEPVGSLDAWTLAWMSRQERRGIDWADSMEPHFAGFLAGRALLWPLMRAWERLRGRRGTGVLTAVARAATDGR, encoded by the coding sequence GTGTCGTCCGCCCCCGCCGGTGCACGCGAAACGGTGGCGGCCTGCCCGGCCTGCCTCTCCGTCGATGCGCGTCCGTTCACCACCACGGCCGCGATGATGCACGCCTCGGACGAGCGCTTCAGCTTCGTGCGCTGCGGAGGCTGCGGGGTGGTCTACCTGTCGCCTCGCGTTCCGGCCGCGGACCTCGGCGACTGGTATCCCCCCTCGTACCTGCCCTGGCGCGGGCCCGCGGCGTGGGGGCGCTGGGCACCGCTGGTGGCCTCTGGCCTCCGCGCCACCGACCGGCGCCGGGTGCGGCGGGTGCAGCGGTACGGTTCGCTCGGGCCCGCCAGCCGGGTACTCGACGTCGGGTGCGGCCGCCCGACCTTTCTGCGCGCACTGGTCGACGAGACCGGGTGCCGGGCGGTCGGCACGGATGTGAGCGACGAGGGGTGGAAGGGCGAGCACGCCCTCGCGCGCGACCTCGATCTGCGCACCGGCGAGCTCGAAGAGTTCGCCTTCGACGAGTCCTTCGACCTCGTCACCATGTGGCACTACCTCGAGCACGACTACGCCCCGCACCGAACCCTGCGCACGGTGCGCGCCCTGGCGGCCCCGGGGGCGCGGCTGGTGATCGAGGTGCCCGACCACGACTCCTGGTCGCGCAGGCGCTACGGCGCGGAATGGGCCGGCTACCACACGCCCCGTCACACGGTGCTCTGGGACTCCGCGTCGCTCGGGTCGGCGCTCGAGTCCGCCGGATGGCAGGTGGAGGCGATCGAGCCGGTCGGCTCGCTCGACGCCTGGACGCTGGCCTGGATGAGTCGCCAGGAGCGGCGGGGCATCGACTGGGCGGACTCGATGGAGCCGCACTTCGCGGGGTTCCTGGCCGGTCGGGCGCTGCTCTGGCCGCTGATGCGGGCGTGGGAGCGGTTGCGCGGACGGCGGGGAACCGGGGTGCTGACCGCGGTGGCGAGGGCGGCGACCGACGGCCGGTGA
- a CDS encoding NAD(P)/FAD-dependent oxidoreductase has protein sequence MTDSTVVRPRVVIVGAGFAGLWAAQGLADAPCDVTLVDRNNFHTFYPLLYQVAAAELGPTDIAYPVRSILRGQGVRFRMADVRGLDPDARVLRTDDGDIDYDVLVLALGSVPAFFGVEGAEEHAFPLRDMTHALPLRQEVLSRFERAAFESDPDRRRALLTFVIVGGGPTGVEYAGALAELVHGPLARDYPTIPDDEVRIVLLEGADRVLLAMHERLSAYAASRLQARGVEVRLDTMVTRIRDDGVDLADGSAIDSRTVVWTAGIQGDPMVRSWGLETGRGGRVVVDPTLQVPGRPELFVAGDLARALGGDGEPLPQVAPVAVQQGRHLAVAVKAHLSGESVPAFEYDDPGMLAVIGRNHAVADVFGRRFTGFLAWWLWALIHVAKLVGFRNRVLVLVNWAWNYIFFERAVRLILPIDDEALELHPEAERAEGAEARGAAADPPVETEVAENAEEAGAAG, from the coding sequence ATGACCGATTCGACGGTGGTTCGCCCTCGCGTGGTGATCGTGGGCGCGGGATTCGCCGGCCTCTGGGCCGCACAGGGGCTCGCCGACGCGCCCTGCGACGTCACCCTCGTGGATCGCAACAACTTCCACACCTTCTACCCGCTGCTCTACCAGGTGGCCGCGGCCGAACTGGGGCCCACCGACATCGCCTACCCGGTGCGCTCGATCCTGCGCGGGCAGGGGGTGCGGTTCCGCATGGCGGATGTGCGCGGACTCGATCCCGACGCCCGGGTGCTGCGCACCGACGACGGCGATATCGACTACGACGTGCTCGTGCTCGCGCTCGGCTCCGTGCCCGCCTTTTTCGGTGTGGAGGGGGCGGAGGAGCACGCCTTCCCGCTGCGCGACATGACGCACGCGCTGCCGCTGCGCCAGGAAGTGCTGTCTCGCTTCGAGCGCGCGGCCTTCGAGTCCGACCCCGACCGCCGTCGGGCGCTGCTCACCTTCGTGATCGTGGGCGGCGGGCCGACCGGCGTGGAGTATGCGGGCGCCCTGGCCGAGCTCGTGCACGGGCCGCTGGCGCGCGACTACCCCACCATTCCCGACGACGAAGTGCGGATCGTGCTCCTCGAGGGCGCCGACCGGGTGCTGCTGGCCATGCACGAGCGGCTGAGCGCCTACGCGGCGTCGCGGCTGCAGGCCCGGGGAGTGGAGGTGCGCCTCGACACGATGGTCACCCGCATCCGCGACGACGGCGTGGACCTCGCAGACGGGTCGGCCATCGATTCGCGCACCGTGGTGTGGACGGCCGGGATTCAGGGCGACCCGATGGTGCGGAGCTGGGGGCTGGAGACGGGTCGCGGGGGGCGGGTCGTGGTCGATCCCACCCTCCAGGTGCCCGGGCGTCCCGAGCTGTTCGTGGCGGGCGATCTGGCGCGCGCCCTCGGGGGCGACGGCGAGCCCCTGCCGCAGGTGGCGCCGGTGGCCGTGCAGCAGGGCAGGCACCTGGCGGTGGCGGTGAAGGCGCATCTGTCGGGGGAGTCGGTTCCCGCCTTCGAGTACGACGACCCGGGCATGCTGGCGGTGATCGGCCGCAACCACGCCGTGGCCGACGTCTTCGGGCGCCGGTTCACCGGGTTCCTGGCCTGGTGGCTGTGGGCGCTGATCCACGTGGCGAAGCTCGTGGGCTTCCGCAACCGGGTGCTGGTGCTCGTGAACTGGGCGTGGAACTACATCTTCTTCGAGCGGGCGGTGCGGCTGATCCTACCGATCGACGACGAGGCGCTCGAGCTTCACCCGGAGGCGGAGCGGGCGGAGGGCGCCGAAGCCCGGGGTGCGGCCGCGGATCCCCCGGTGGAGACCGAGGTCGCGGAGAACGCCGAAGAAGCCGGGGCGGCCGGTTGA
- a CDS encoding M56 family metallopeptidase codes for MTLLHLLYAVAVGALLTGAAACVEAALRGSGRAARGVWVVALLATVSAPWWGPQLARMEPAVAGTVALEGEAPLTAAAAAAPSAWSIALRTPRPVLGWVWLVGGMMGVAVVSVGLARLEVRSRRWPTARMEGEEVAVSSDFGPALVGLRRPRTVLPRWAFTLAEREIALILEHERSHRRAGDGATLAAALLVAAACPWNPLVWLQFRKLRDAVEMDCDRRVLARGVSRPAYARVLVLVRLRAAESGVATAALVESGSSLERRLKTMRAFPWTRRRTVVSGLAAGALVALACETPAPSAVEVDESRTTVVEVEVPLVQTLHEGSEPLEEIVVTGRPGNALIEVREIPATEPLIVVDGVIVSGGMETVQELVPDEIERIQVTKGEAARAKFGERAAAGVVEIETKKGPPSEPVVVEGRAEPRGVIRLREIPPPPPAPEVEKEAGYTAVFIYEGDEPEVESVKEAPLEVEVPLLRLRDRGN; via the coding sequence ATGACTCTGCTCCACCTGTTGTACGCGGTGGCCGTGGGGGCCCTGCTGACGGGGGCGGCGGCATGCGTCGAAGCGGCGTTGCGGGGCTCGGGCCGTGCGGCGCGAGGCGTGTGGGTGGTGGCGCTGCTCGCCACGGTGTCGGCGCCCTGGTGGGGGCCGCAGCTGGCGCGCATGGAACCGGCGGTGGCCGGGACGGTGGCCCTGGAGGGCGAGGCGCCGCTCACCGCTGCGGCGGCCGCCGCGCCGTCGGCCTGGAGCATCGCGCTGCGCACACCGCGGCCCGTGCTCGGGTGGGTGTGGCTGGTCGGCGGGATGATGGGGGTGGCGGTGGTGTCGGTAGGGCTGGCCCGTCTCGAGGTGCGGTCGCGCCGGTGGCCCACCGCCCGGATGGAGGGCGAAGAGGTGGCGGTCTCGAGCGACTTCGGGCCCGCGCTGGTCGGCCTGCGGCGCCCGCGCACCGTGCTGCCGCGATGGGCCTTCACCCTGGCCGAGCGGGAGATCGCCCTGATCCTCGAGCACGAGCGGTCGCACCGCCGGGCCGGCGACGGGGCGACCCTGGCGGCCGCGCTGCTGGTGGCCGCGGCGTGCCCCTGGAATCCGCTCGTCTGGTTGCAGTTCCGCAAGCTGCGCGACGCGGTGGAGATGGACTGTGATCGGCGGGTGCTCGCGCGGGGCGTGTCGCGCCCCGCCTACGCCCGGGTGCTGGTGCTGGTCCGCCTGCGGGCGGCGGAGTCGGGAGTCGCAACGGCGGCTCTCGTGGAGTCGGGTTCTTCCCTGGAACGGAGATTGAAGACGATGCGTGCGTTTCCCTGGACCCGCCGTCGGACGGTGGTGAGCGGACTGGCGGCCGGAGCCCTCGTGGCGCTGGCGTGCGAGACCCCCGCCCCCTCGGCGGTGGAGGTGGATGAGAGTCGGACGACGGTGGTGGAGGTGGAGGTCCCGCTGGTGCAGACGCTGCATGAGGGCTCGGAGCCCCTCGAGGAGATCGTGGTGACCGGGCGACCGGGGAACGCCTTGATCGAGGTGCGGGAGATCCCGGCCACCGAGCCGCTGATCGTGGTGGACGGCGTGATCGTGAGCGGCGGCATGGAGACCGTGCAGGAGCTGGTGCCGGACGAGATCGAGCGGATCCAGGTGACCAAGGGTGAAGCGGCCCGAGCGAAGTTCGGTGAGCGCGCGGCCGCGGGCGTGGTGGAAATCGAGACGAAGAAGGGCCCTCCGAGCGAGCCGGTGGTGGTCGAGGGCCGGGCCGAGCCGCGCGGGGTGATCCGGCTGCGGGAGATCCCGCCACCGCCCCCGGCGCCGGAAGTGGAGAAAGAGGCCGGCTACACCGCGGTCTTCATCTACGAGGGCGACGAGCCCGAGGTGGAGAGTGTGAAGGAGGCGCCCCTGGAGGTCGAGGTGCCCCTTCTCCGCCTCCGAGACCGAGGCAACTGA
- a CDS encoding BlaI/MecI/CopY family transcriptional regulator, translating to MTNPTDFTDRELDIMGVLWRLGSGTVADVQKGLARPVGYTTVLKQLQILEEKGAVRHEREGRAYRYHPVTDAAEAGDTALRRLLDTVFDGSAELALARLVSEAPPDPAEIARMRAILDELDRAVDEEEGDR from the coding sequence ATGACGAATCCAACCGACTTCACCGACCGGGAACTGGACATCATGGGCGTGCTCTGGCGCCTCGGGTCCGGCACCGTCGCCGACGTGCAGAAGGGACTCGCGCGTCCGGTGGGCTACACGACGGTGCTCAAGCAGCTCCAGATCCTCGAAGAGAAGGGTGCGGTGCGCCACGAGCGCGAGGGCCGCGCCTACCGCTACCACCCCGTGACCGACGCGGCCGAGGCCGGCGACACGGCGCTTCGCCGGCTGCTCGACACCGTCTTCGACGGGTCGGCTGAACTGGCGCTGGCCCGGCTGGTGTCGGAAGCGCCGCCGGATCCGGCCGAGATCGCCCGCATGCGTGCGATTCTCGACGAGCTGGATCGGGCGGTCGACGAGGAGGAGGGCGACCGATGA
- a CDS encoding ABC-F family ATP-binding cassette domain-containing protein yields MSEPFVIAENLGVELPDGRPLFDRLSLSVGEGRTGLVGANGVGKSVLLDVLVGVRVPERGRVVRQGRIAYVAQRRSATPETPDETVAARLGMADRLEALARVLAGGSDPADYERVGVDGWDLEERTRAALDRVGLGPLGLDARMADLSGGEAARVTLVGALLDEPDLLVLDEPTNDLDAPSRAALLTLLDGWRGGVLAVSHDRGFLRRVDRILELGPGGLREFGGAWDAWREARSRELEAAEAELASARAARRKAASDAAQARERQERRTARGVRTRGDGSQPKTVLNARKARSQATSARLDRVQSDGVAEASSRVSEAAARVHRAAAPRVEIGASGLPAGREVLRAEALAWTPPGRERALFEDLSLVVRGPERLAVEGPNGSGKSTLLALLAGRRAPDRGSVRRGLPEDRIAWLDQQTRTLDGHDTVLSSFRAAHPAMEESWARHTLARFLFLDDAVHTPVPALSGGERVRAALAGLLGGERTPQLLFLDEPTNHLDLPGLEAVEAALAEWDGALVVVSHDADFLDAIGVERRVVLGGAP; encoded by the coding sequence TTGAGCGAACCGTTCGTGATCGCCGAGAACCTCGGCGTCGAACTGCCCGATGGCCGCCCCCTCTTCGATCGCCTGTCGCTGTCGGTGGGCGAGGGGCGCACCGGGCTCGTGGGCGCGAACGGCGTGGGCAAGTCGGTGCTGCTCGACGTGCTGGTGGGCGTTCGCGTGCCCGAGCGCGGCCGGGTGGTGCGCCAGGGGCGCATCGCCTACGTGGCCCAGCGCCGCAGCGCCACGCCGGAGACACCCGACGAGACCGTCGCCGCCCGCCTCGGGATGGCCGATCGCCTCGAAGCCCTCGCGCGCGTGCTCGCCGGCGGTTCCGACCCGGCCGACTACGAGCGAGTCGGGGTCGACGGCTGGGATCTGGAGGAGCGCACCCGTGCCGCCCTCGACCGGGTCGGCCTGGGGCCCCTCGGGCTCGACGCGCGCATGGCCGATCTCAGCGGAGGGGAAGCCGCCCGCGTGACGCTGGTCGGCGCCCTCCTCGACGAGCCCGACCTGCTGGTGCTCGACGAGCCCACCAACGATCTCGACGCCCCTTCCCGGGCCGCCCTGCTCACCCTGCTCGACGGCTGGCGGGGCGGGGTGCTGGCGGTGTCGCACGACCGCGGCTTCCTGCGCCGAGTGGACCGGATTCTCGAACTGGGTCCGGGGGGGCTCCGGGAGTTCGGGGGCGCCTGGGACGCCTGGCGGGAGGCGCGCAGTCGCGAGCTGGAAGCCGCCGAGGCCGAACTGGCGAGTGCTCGGGCCGCCCGCAGGAAGGCGGCATCCGACGCCGCGCAGGCCCGCGAGAGGCAGGAGCGCCGCACCGCCCGCGGTGTGCGCACCCGCGGGGACGGCAGCCAGCCCAAGACGGTGCTCAACGCCCGGAAGGCCCGAAGCCAGGCCACCTCGGCACGACTCGATCGGGTGCAGTCGGACGGGGTGGCCGAGGCGTCGAGCCGCGTGTCGGAGGCGGCCGCCCGGGTGCACCGCGCCGCCGCGCCCCGGGTGGAGATCGGCGCGAGCGGTCTGCCCGCCGGCCGCGAGGTGCTGCGGGCCGAGGCGCTGGCATGGACGCCGCCCGGGCGCGAGCGGGCGCTGTTCGAGGATCTGTCGCTGGTGGTGCGGGGGCCGGAGCGACTGGCGGTGGAGGGCCCCAACGGCTCGGGCAAGAGCACGCTGCTCGCGCTGCTCGCGGGGCGGCGCGCGCCCGACCGCGGCTCGGTGCGCAGGGGACTGCCCGAGGACCGCATCGCCTGGCTCGACCAGCAGACTCGCACCCTCGACGGCCACGACACCGTGCTGTCGAGCTTTCGCGCCGCCCACCCCGCGATGGAGGAGTCGTGGGCGCGTCACACGCTGGCGCGATTCCTCTTCCTTGACGACGCCGTCCACACCCCCGTGCCCGCGCTCAGCGGTGGCGAGCGGGTGCGGGCGGCCCTCGCGGGGCTGCTCGGGGGCGAGCGCACTCCGCAGCTGCTCTTCCTCGACGAGCCCACGAACCACCTCGATCTACCCGGCCTCGAGGCGGTGGAAGCCGCCCTGGCGGAGTGGGATGGCGCGTTGGTGGTGGTTTCGCACGACGCCGACTTCCTCGACGCGATCGGCGTCGAGCGGCGCGTGGTGCTCGGCGGCGCCCCCTGA
- a CDS encoding dehydrogenase E1 component subunit alpha/beta: protein METETRESPALDVKRDDLAGLTGEQLLGFYRTMLVSRLVDDREIALKRQNRIFFQISGAGHEAIGVGLAAHVDPARDWFFLYYRDRAFTLAVGQTPLDHLLQAVGAADDPASGGRQMPSHYGDKRYNIANTSSPTGTQFLQAVGAAEAGLRASRVDGLAEHLSSFADDEIVICTTGDGTTSEGEFWEALNTACNLQLPVLFVVEDNEYAISVPVEVQTAGGSVSKLLTGFPSLRIEECDGTDPVDVYEVAGELVAHCRDRKGPALLHAHCTRPYSHSLSDDERMYRPAAELEEQAARDCIRQLRARLIDLGFATEESLTALEEAAKQEVADASDEALTRPQPAAETVYDHLYTEERSPLDAAFRSEPVYGEDRKLTMVDLLNSCMREEMERDERIVVFGEDVADASREGALEEVKGKGGVFKVTHGLQARFGNDRVYNSPLAEANIVGRAIGMALRGMRPVVEVQFFDYIWPAFHQIRNELATMRYRSNGDFSCPVVVRTTYGGYLKGGAIYHSQTGATLFTHTPGLRVVIPSDAEDANGLLRTAIRCDDPVLFLEHKHLYRQVYNKGRDPGPDYTIPFGQARVVREGTDLTLITCGALVKRSMDAAKQAESELGVSVEVIDLRTLAPLDMDTIATSVKKTNKALVVHEDALSFGIGAEISARIADELFPWLDGPVRRVASKDVWVAYAPDLEQVILPQVSDVRAAIEDLANF from the coding sequence ATGGAGACCGAAACTCGCGAATCGCCCGCCCTCGACGTGAAGCGTGACGACCTCGCCGGATTGACCGGCGAACAGTTGCTCGGCTTCTATCGCACGATGCTCGTCTCCCGCCTCGTGGACGACCGCGAGATCGCCCTCAAGCGCCAGAACCGGATCTTCTTCCAGATCTCCGGGGCCGGCCACGAGGCGATCGGCGTCGGACTCGCGGCCCACGTCGACCCCGCACGCGACTGGTTCTTTCTCTATTACCGGGACCGGGCCTTCACCCTGGCCGTCGGCCAGACGCCGCTCGACCACCTGCTGCAGGCCGTGGGCGCGGCCGACGACCCCGCCTCCGGCGGTCGTCAGATGCCCTCGCACTACGGCGACAAGCGCTACAACATCGCCAACACCTCGTCGCCCACCGGCACGCAGTTCCTGCAGGCCGTGGGCGCCGCCGAGGCCGGACTGCGCGCCTCGCGGGTCGACGGCCTCGCCGAGCACCTGTCGAGCTTCGCCGACGACGAGATCGTGATCTGCACCACCGGCGACGGCACCACCTCCGAGGGCGAGTTCTGGGAGGCCCTCAACACGGCGTGCAACCTGCAGCTGCCGGTGTTGTTCGTGGTGGAGGACAACGAGTACGCGATCTCGGTGCCGGTCGAGGTGCAGACCGCGGGCGGCAGCGTCTCGAAGCTGCTCACCGGATTCCCCTCGCTTCGGATCGAGGAGTGCGACGGCACCGATCCGGTCGACGTCTACGAGGTGGCCGGCGAGCTCGTGGCCCACTGCCGCGACCGCAAGGGTCCGGCGCTGCTCCACGCGCACTGCACGCGCCCCTACTCGCACTCCCTGTCCGACGACGAGCGCATGTACCGGCCGGCCGCGGAGCTCGAGGAGCAGGCCGCGCGCGACTGCATTCGCCAGCTCCGGGCGCGGTTGATCGATCTCGGCTTCGCCACCGAGGAGTCGCTGACGGCTCTCGAGGAGGCGGCCAAGCAGGAGGTGGCCGACGCCTCCGACGAGGCGCTCACCCGCCCGCAGCCCGCGGCGGAGACGGTGTACGACCACCTCTACACCGAGGAGCGCTCGCCCCTCGACGCGGCGTTCCGTTCGGAGCCCGTCTACGGCGAGGACCGCAAGCTGACGATGGTCGATCTCCTGAACTCGTGCATGCGCGAGGAGATGGAGCGCGACGAACGCATCGTGGTGTTCGGCGAGGACGTGGCCGACGCCTCGCGGGAGGGCGCGCTCGAAGAGGTGAAGGGCAAGGGCGGCGTGTTCAAGGTCACGCACGGACTCCAGGCCCGTTTCGGCAACGACCGGGTCTACAATTCGCCGCTTGCCGAGGCCAATATCGTGGGCCGAGCCATCGGAATGGCGCTGCGGGGCATGCGCCCGGTGGTCGAGGTGCAGTTCTTCGACTACATCTGGCCGGCCTTCCATCAGATCCGCAACGAGCTGGCGACCATGCGCTACCGGTCGAACGGCGACTTCTCGTGCCCGGTGGTCGTGCGGACCACCTACGGGGGCTACCTGAAGGGAGGGGCGATCTACCATTCCCAGACGGGCGCCACCCTCTTCACGCACACGCCGGGACTCCGGGTGGTGATTCCCTCCGATGCCGAGGATGCCAACGGCCTCCTGCGCACGGCCATCCGCTGCGACGATCCGGTGCTCTTCCTCGAGCACAAGCACCTGTACCGCCAGGTCTACAACAAGGGCCGCGACCCGGGCCCGGACTACACGATCCCCTTCGGTCAGGCGCGCGTGGTGCGCGAGGGGACGGACCTCACGCTGATCACCTGCGGTGCTCTGGTGAAGCGATCGATGGACGCGGCCAAGCAGGCCGAGTCGGAGCTGGGGGTCTCGGTGGAGGTGATCGACCTGCGCACCCTGGCCCCGCTCGACATGGACACGATCGCCACATCGGTGAAGAAGACGAACAAGGCGCTCGTCGTGCACGAAGACGCGCTCTCGTTCGGAATCGGTGCCGAGATCTCGGCCCGGATCGCCGACGAGCTGTTCCCCTGGCTCGACGGCCCGGTGCGCCGCGTGGCCTCGAAGGACGTCTGGGTGGCCTACGCCCCCGATCTCGAGCAGGTGATCCTGCCCCAGGTGTCCGACGTGCGGGCCGCGATCGAGGACCTGGCGAACTTCTGA
- a CDS encoding DUF4440 domain-containing protein → MVRRFDARALALLLFTVTLAAPLRGQQAEVESAVRATLDAWSAGDYQGFVDAYHPEARGFFLDGGDLIQAFSLDALEATAEAGFRAEVTLRDLDVAVYGTTSVAVGYIEGQLVLPGGITLQGPWRYSETRVRTDGAWRIVQFHLSKRGM, encoded by the coding sequence ATGGTGAGACGATTCGACGCGCGGGCGCTGGCCCTCCTGCTGTTCACGGTGACGCTCGCCGCCCCCCTCCGGGGTCAGCAGGCCGAGGTGGAGTCGGCCGTCCGCGCCACTCTCGATGCCTGGAGCGCCGGCGACTACCAGGGCTTCGTGGATGCCTACCACCCCGAGGCGCGCGGCTTCTTTCTCGACGGTGGAGACCTGATTCAAGCCTTCAGCCTCGACGCCCTCGAGGCCACGGCGGAGGCGGGCTTCCGCGCCGAGGTCACCCTGCGCGACCTCGACGTGGCCGTCTACGGCACCACCTCGGTGGCGGTGGGCTACATCGAGGGCCAGCTCGTGCTCCCGGGCGGGATCACCCTCCAGGGTCCCTGGCGCTACTCCGAGACCCGGGTCCGGACCGACGGCGCCTGGCGCATCGTGCAGTTCCACCTGTCGAAGCGGGGCATGTAG